The DNA window GAGCGCGGGCAAGGTGAGCCTCGGCGAGTTGGTGATCGACGAAGGCACCTACACCGCGCGGCTGCGGGGCCGGCCGCTCGACCTCACCTACAAGGAGTTCGAGTTGCTCAAATACCTGGCCCAGCATGCCGGCCGGGTGTTCACCCGCGCACAACTGCTGCACGAGGTGTGGGGTTACGACTTCTTCGGCGGCACCCGCACCGTCGACGTGCACGTGCGCCGGCTGCGGGCCAAGCTCGGTCCCGAACACGAGGCGCTGATCGGCACCGTCCGCAACGTCGGCTACAAGGCCGTCAGGCCCGCCCGCGGCCGGACGCCCATCACCGACTCCGACGGCTCCGGGGACGCCGCGTCCGACTCCGAGGACCTGCCGGGCTCACTCGTCGACCCCGCGCGCACTCAGTGAGCCCCTCGGACTGGCGCTCCGAGCTGACCACCGACGAACAGCGGCTGGTGCGCCAATTGGTCTCGGCGGCAACAGAATTCGATGGTGTCGCACCCGTCGGCGAACAGGTGCTGCGCGAACTCGGCCACGACCGCACCGAGCACCTCCTGGTCTCCGACTCGTCCGACAATGCGATCGTCGGCTACCTCAACCTCAGTCCGCCACGCGACGGCGAGGCCGGGATGGCCGAACTCGTGGTGCACCCGCAGGCCCGCCGGGGCGGAATCGGGGCGGCGATGAGTCGGGCGGCGATGGCAAAGACCGACGCAGGCAACCGGTTCTGGGCCCACGGCACCCTGGAAGCGGCCCGGGCGACCGCGTCCGCGCTGAACCTGGTCGCCGTGCGGGAACTCGTCCAGATGCGGCGCTCGCTGCGCGACATCCCCCCGGTGGAACCCGTCGGCGGGATGCGTATCCGGACCTACGCGGGCCCGGGCGACGACGCCGAACTGCTGCGGGTCAACAACGCCGCGTTCGCCGAGCATCCCGAACAGGGGGGGTGGACCGACGCCGACCTCTCCGAGCGGCGCACCGAACCGTGGTTCGACCCGGCGGGGCTGTTCCTGGCGTTCGGCGACTCGAACAGCGACCAGGCCGGGCGTCTGGTGGGTTTCCACTGGACCAAAGTGCATCCGGACCAGCCCGGCCTGGGTGAGGTCTACGTTGTGGGCGTCGACCCGGCGGCACAGCGCCGCGGCATCGGGCAGTTGCTGACGGCCATCGGCATCGAGTCGCTGGCACACCGACTGGCAGGTGCGGCCGACCCGACCGTGATGCTCTACGTGGAGTCGGACAACGTCGCCGCGGTGCGGACCTACGAACGCCTGGGATTCACCCGGTACAGCGTCGACACCGCCTACGCGGCCCCGCCTACCGCCGGCTGAGCGGAATCGCGGGCAGCAGTGGCGTGGTGCCCGACTGTTCATTGCAGATTCACCGCGCGGTCGGTTCTTTCGGCCCGCGCCGGCGCATAGTTTCGCTTTGGCTCAGCAACCTGCGCTCGAGCATGTCCAGGCGCTTGTCCAGCACCGCCCGGATGCGCCCGCGACGGCTCAGAAAGCGAGATCGGTGAGGCTCCACGGACAGGGCAAGGCGATCGCGCTGGCGGCGGTGTTGGGTGCCGCGGTGCTGACCGGCTGCGGCGCCGACATCAACCACGGCGCCGCGGCCGCGGAGCTCTCCGGACCGGCGGGCTGCGGCGGCAAGCGCGGGCTCACGGCCGAAGGGTCCACCGCCCAGCAGAACGCAATCGGGGTTTTCAGCCAGGTCTGGGGCGAGCACTGCCCGGGCAAGAACGTGTCCTACAACGCGACCGGCTCCGGCGCCGGCCGGGCGCAGTTCATCGCCGGCCACGTCGACTTCGGGGGCGCGGACTCGCCGCTGCTCGCGGACCAGATCGGCCCGGCCACCAGGCGTTGCGGCGGAAACCCCGCGTGGGATCTGCCGCTGGTATTCGGGCCGATCGCCCTGGTCTACAACCTCCCGGGCGTGCAGAGGCTGGTCGTCAACGGTGAC is part of the Mycobacterium sp. HUMS_12744610 genome and encodes:
- the mshD gene encoding mycothiol synthase; amino-acid sequence: MSPSDWRSELTTDEQRLVRQLVSAATEFDGVAPVGEQVLRELGHDRTEHLLVSDSSDNAIVGYLNLSPPRDGEAGMAELVVHPQARRGGIGAAMSRAAMAKTDAGNRFWAHGTLEAARATASALNLVAVRELVQMRRSLRDIPPVEPVGGMRIRTYAGPGDDAELLRVNNAAFAEHPEQGGWTDADLSERRTEPWFDPAGLFLAFGDSNSDQAGRLVGFHWTKVHPDQPGLGEVYVVGVDPAAQRRGIGQLLTAIGIESLAHRLAGAADPTVMLYVESDNVAAVRTYERLGFTRYSVDTAYAAPPTAG
- a CDS encoding winged helix-turn-helix transcriptional regulator, translating into MLELLLLTSELHPDTVLPSLSLLPHTVRTAPPEPSSLLEAGTADAVLVDARTDLSSARGLCRLLNTAGRSAPVVAVVTEGGLVAVSADWGLDEILLPGTGPAEIDARLRLVVGRRGGLAEQESAGKVSLGELVIDEGTYTARLRGRPLDLTYKEFELLKYLAQHAGRVFTRAQLLHEVWGYDFFGGTRTVDVHVRRLRAKLGPEHEALIGTVRNVGYKAVRPARGRTPITDSDGSGDAASDSEDLPGSLVDPARTQ